From Carettochelys insculpta isolate YL-2023 chromosome 3, ASM3395843v1, whole genome shotgun sequence, a single genomic window includes:
- the MRPL14 gene encoding large ribosomal subunit protein uL14m isoform X5: protein MAFLSRRLGLLLTQVNRVIEQRHFSISGSCSAIQKLTRVRVVDNSTLGNTPYHRPPKCIHVYNKSGVGKVGDKILLAIKGEKKKAVIVGHRRPGPCMTPRFDSNNVVLIEENGNPTGTRIKIPIPLILRKKGGEFSKVLAIAQNLV from the exons ATGGCTTTCTTGAGTAGGCGACTGGGCCTGCTGTTAACCCAAGTAAACAGAGTGATAGAGCAACGGCATTTCAG CATCTCTGGATCATGCAGTGCAATACAGAAACTGACCCGCGTGCGAGTGGTGGACAACAGCACCCTGGGGAACACGCCATACCATCGGCCGCCCAAGTGCATCCATGTGTATAACAAGAGTGGAGTTGGTAAAGTGGGGGATAAAATTCTCCTGGCTatcaaaggagaaaagaaaaaggctGTAATTGTAGGTCACAGGAGGCCTGGCCCTTGCATGACACCTAGATTTGATTCCAACAATGTGGTGCTCATCGAAGAAAATGGAAACCCAACTGGAACTAGAATAAAAATCCCAATACCTCTAATCCTGCGGAAGAAAGGAGGAGAGTTCTCTAAAGTGCTGGCCATTGCTCAAAACTTAGTGTGA
- the MRPL14 gene encoding large ribosomal subunit protein uL14m isoform X2: MRAGGIAPEPGSLRPFVGRPQPGWGNPNRWKLCGFSYERNRLNLCKKIGIIKHPCFLIGQQQLTGLVTRISMAFLSRRLGLLLTQVNRVIEQRHFSISGSCSAIQKLTRVRVVDNSTLGNTPYHRPPKCIHVYNKSGVGKVGDKILLAIKGEKKKAVIVGHRRPGPCMTPRFDSNNVVLIEENGNPTGTRIKIPIPLILRKKGGEFSKVLAIAQNLV, translated from the exons ATGCGTGCTGGGGGAATCGCGCCAGAGCCCGGGAGCCTGCGGCCT TTCGTGGGgcgcccccagcctggctggggcaatCCCAACCGGTGGAAGCTGTGTGGGTTTTCCTATGAACGTAACCGGCTCAACCTGTGTAAGAAAATCG GTATTATAAAGCACCCTTGTTTTCTGATTGGGCAACAGCAACTTACAG GTCTTGTTACCAGAATCTCAATGGCTTTCTTGAGTAGGCGACTGGGCCTGCTGTTAACCCAAGTAAACAGAGTGATAGAGCAACGGCATTTCAG CATCTCTGGATCATGCAGTGCAATACAGAAACTGACCCGCGTGCGAGTGGTGGACAACAGCACCCTGGGGAACACGCCATACCATCGGCCGCCCAAGTGCATCCATGTGTATAACAAGAGTGGAGTTGGTAAAGTGGGGGATAAAATTCTCCTGGCTatcaaaggagaaaagaaaaaggctGTAATTGTAGGTCACAGGAGGCCTGGCCCTTGCATGACACCTAGATTTGATTCCAACAATGTGGTGCTCATCGAAGAAAATGGAAACCCAACTGGAACTAGAATAAAAATCCCAATACCTCTAATCCTGCGGAAGAAAGGAGGAGAGTTCTCTAAAGTGCTGGCCATTGCTCAAAACTTAGTGTGA
- the MRPL14 gene encoding large ribosomal subunit protein uL14m isoform X1 translates to MRASPLAHACWGNRARAREPAACIIKHPCFLIGQQQLTGLVTRISMAFLSRRLGLLLTQVNRVIEQRHFSISGSCSAIQKLTRVRVVDNSTLGNTPYHRPPKCIHVYNKSGVGKVGDKILLAIKGEKKKAVIVGHRRPGPCMTPRFDSNNVVLIEENGNPTGTRIKIPIPLILRKKGGEFSKVLAIAQNLV, encoded by the exons ATGCGCGCGTCCCCTCTTGCGCATGCGTGCTGGGGGAATCGCGCCAGAGCCCGGGAGCCTGCGGCCT GTATTATAAAGCACCCTTGTTTTCTGATTGGGCAACAGCAACTTACAG GTCTTGTTACCAGAATCTCAATGGCTTTCTTGAGTAGGCGACTGGGCCTGCTGTTAACCCAAGTAAACAGAGTGATAGAGCAACGGCATTTCAG CATCTCTGGATCATGCAGTGCAATACAGAAACTGACCCGCGTGCGAGTGGTGGACAACAGCACCCTGGGGAACACGCCATACCATCGGCCGCCCAAGTGCATCCATGTGTATAACAAGAGTGGAGTTGGTAAAGTGGGGGATAAAATTCTCCTGGCTatcaaaggagaaaagaaaaaggctGTAATTGTAGGTCACAGGAGGCCTGGCCCTTGCATGACACCTAGATTTGATTCCAACAATGTGGTGCTCATCGAAGAAAATGGAAACCCAACTGGAACTAGAATAAAAATCCCAATACCTCTAATCCTGCGGAAGAAAGGAGGAGAGTTCTCTAAAGTGCTGGCCATTGCTCAAAACTTAGTGTGA
- the MRPL14 gene encoding large ribosomal subunit protein uL14m isoform X4, producing MRAGGIAPEPGSLRPFVGRPQPGWGNPNRWKLCGFSYERNRLNLCKKIGLVTRISMAFLSRRLGLLLTQVNRVIEQRHFSISGSCSAIQKLTRVRVVDNSTLGNTPYHRPPKCIHVYNKSGVGKVGDKILLAIKGEKKKAVIVGHRRPGPCMTPRFDSNNVVLIEENGNPTGTRIKIPIPLILRKKGGEFSKVLAIAQNLV from the exons ATGCGTGCTGGGGGAATCGCGCCAGAGCCCGGGAGCCTGCGGCCT TTCGTGGGgcgcccccagcctggctggggcaatCCCAACCGGTGGAAGCTGTGTGGGTTTTCCTATGAACGTAACCGGCTCAACCTGTGTAAGAAAATCG GTCTTGTTACCAGAATCTCAATGGCTTTCTTGAGTAGGCGACTGGGCCTGCTGTTAACCCAAGTAAACAGAGTGATAGAGCAACGGCATTTCAG CATCTCTGGATCATGCAGTGCAATACAGAAACTGACCCGCGTGCGAGTGGTGGACAACAGCACCCTGGGGAACACGCCATACCATCGGCCGCCCAAGTGCATCCATGTGTATAACAAGAGTGGAGTTGGTAAAGTGGGGGATAAAATTCTCCTGGCTatcaaaggagaaaagaaaaaggctGTAATTGTAGGTCACAGGAGGCCTGGCCCTTGCATGACACCTAGATTTGATTCCAACAATGTGGTGCTCATCGAAGAAAATGGAAACCCAACTGGAACTAGAATAAAAATCCCAATACCTCTAATCCTGCGGAAGAAAGGAGGAGAGTTCTCTAAAGTGCTGGCCATTGCTCAAAACTTAGTGTGA
- the MRPL14 gene encoding large ribosomal subunit protein uL14m isoform X3 has product MRASPLAHACWGNRARAREPAACLVTRISMAFLSRRLGLLLTQVNRVIEQRHFSISGSCSAIQKLTRVRVVDNSTLGNTPYHRPPKCIHVYNKSGVGKVGDKILLAIKGEKKKAVIVGHRRPGPCMTPRFDSNNVVLIEENGNPTGTRIKIPIPLILRKKGGEFSKVLAIAQNLV; this is encoded by the exons ATGCGCGCGTCCCCTCTTGCGCATGCGTGCTGGGGGAATCGCGCCAGAGCCCGGGAGCCTGCGGCCT GTCTTGTTACCAGAATCTCAATGGCTTTCTTGAGTAGGCGACTGGGCCTGCTGTTAACCCAAGTAAACAGAGTGATAGAGCAACGGCATTTCAG CATCTCTGGATCATGCAGTGCAATACAGAAACTGACCCGCGTGCGAGTGGTGGACAACAGCACCCTGGGGAACACGCCATACCATCGGCCGCCCAAGTGCATCCATGTGTATAACAAGAGTGGAGTTGGTAAAGTGGGGGATAAAATTCTCCTGGCTatcaaaggagaaaagaaaaaggctGTAATTGTAGGTCACAGGAGGCCTGGCCCTTGCATGACACCTAGATTTGATTCCAACAATGTGGTGCTCATCGAAGAAAATGGAAACCCAACTGGAACTAGAATAAAAATCCCAATACCTCTAATCCTGCGGAAGAAAGGAGGAGAGTTCTCTAAAGTGCTGGCCATTGCTCAAAACTTAGTGTGA